The window AGCAGAGGCTCATTTTGCCCTAGCTCACTATGCTGGCATGGTGGACTACAACATCGGCAACTGGTTGGTCAAAAATAAAGACCCCCTGAATGAAACTGTGGTCGGTCTCTACCAGAAATCATCTCTGAAGCTTCTCAGTGTGCTGTTTTCAAGCTATTCAGGAACTGACGGCGGTGACAAAGCAGGCGGCAAAGGAGCCAAGAAGAAAGGTTCCTCGTTCCAGACTGTGTCTGCACTTCACAGGGAAAACCTGAACAAGCTGATGAACAACCTGAAGACCACACATCCCCACTTTGTCCGCTGTCTGATTCCTAATGAGAAGAAAACTCCAGGGGTCATGGACAACTGCCTCGTGATGCACCAGCTGCGCTGTAACGGTGTCCTGGAAGGCATCAGAATCTGCAGGAAGGGTTTCCCAAACAGGGTGCTCTATGGCGACTTCAAACAACGGTACAGGATTCTGAATGCCTCTGCTATCCCTGAAGGCCAGTTCATTGACTGCAAGAAGAGCGCAGAGAAGTTGCTGGGATCACTGGACATCGACCACACTCAGTACAAGTTTGGCCACACCAAAGTCTTCTTTAAAGCTGGTCTGCTGGGGACACTGGAGGAGATGCGTGATGAGCAACTCTCTCGAATCATCACCAGGATCCAGGCTAATGCCCGGGCAATCCTTATGAGGGAACAGTTTGCTAAGCTTGTGGAACGCAGAGATGCCCTGATGGTCATCCAGTGGAACCTTCGCTCTTTTCTGGGTGTAAAGAACTGGCCCTGGATGAAGCTCTTCTTCAAGATCAAGCCCCTGCTGAAGAGTGCCGAGTCTGAGAAGGAGATGGCCAACATGAAGGATGAGTTCGGCAAGCTTAAAGAAGCTCTGGAGAAATCAGAAACAAGACGGAAGGAACTAGAGGAGAAAATAGTGACTCTTCTCCAAGAGAAGAACGATCTGACTCTGCATATTCAGTCTGAACAGGATACACTGACAGACGCCGAAGAACGCTGTGAACAGCTTATAAAGAGCAAGATTCAACTGGAGGCCAAGCTCAAAGAGCTGACCGAAAGActggaagatgaagaggagctgAACGCAGATCTCACAGCTAAGAAACGGAAGCTTGAAGACGAATGCTCCGAGTTGAAGAAAGACATAGATGATCTGGAGCTGACTTTGGCCAAGGTCGAGAAAGAGAAACATGCCACAGAGAATAAGGTAAAAAACCTGACGGAGGAGATGGCTTCCCAGGACGAAAATATCATGAAGCTAACCAAAGAGAAGAAGGCACTACAGGAGGCTCACCAGCAGACACTGGATGACCTCCAGAGTGAAGAAGACAAAGCCAACAGCTTGGCCAAAGCCAAAGTTAAGCTGGAGCAGCAGGTGGACGATCTGGAGGGCTCGTTGGAGCAAGAGAAGAAAGTCAGGATGGACCTCGAGCGCTCAAAGAGGAAGTTCGAAGGAGACCTGAAACTGACTCAGGAGAGTTTGATGGACTTAGAAAACGACaagcagcagctggaggaaaaactcaaaaaaaaagattttgagaTTGTCCACGTAAATTCAAGACTAGAAGACGAGCAGGTTACTTCAGTTCAGCTCCAGAAGAAGCTGAAAGAAAACCAGGCAAGAATTGAGgaactggaggaggagctggacgCTGAGCGTGCAGCCAGAGCCAAAGTTGAGAAGCAGCGCTCCGATCTTTCTCGCGAGCTGGAGGACATAAGCGAGCGTCTGGAGGAGGCAGGTGGATCAACATCAGCACAGGTGGAgatgaataaaaagagagatgcTGAATTTCAGAAGCTGCGTAGGGAGCTGGAGGAATCTACCCTCCAACATGAGTCCACCGCTGCCTCCCTGAGGAAGAAACATGCTGACAGCGTTGCCGAACTGGGTGAACAGATCGACAACCTGCAGCGTGTGAAGCAAAAGCTGGAGAAGGAAAAGAGTGAGCTGAAGCTGGAAGTGGATGACTTGTGTTCTAACATGGAGAGTGTGGTGAAGGCCAAGTCAAACATTGAGAAGATGTGCCGTACAATGGAAGACAACATGAACGAGTACAAGAGTAAATATGAGGAATCTCACCGCGCCATAAATGACATGACTACCCAGAGGGCCAAGCTGCTCACTGAGAATGGTGAGTTTGGACGTcagctggaggagaaggagtGTCTGATATCACAACTGACCAGAGGGAAGAACTCGTACAACCAGCAGGTGGAAGATCTACGCAGACAGCTGGAGGAAGAAGTCAAGGCAAAGAATGCCCTCGCCCACGCTGTACAATCTGCTCGTCACGACTGTGATCTGCTCCGAGAGCAGTTTGAAGAAGAGCAGGAGGCCAAGGCCGAGCTGCAGAGAGCTCTGTCCAAATCCAACACCGAGGTCTCAGCATGGAGGACAAAATATGAAACCGATGGGATCCAGAGAACAGAGGAACTGGAAGAAGCAAAGAAGAAGCTGGTTCAGAGACTGCAGGAGGCCGAGGAGTCCATCGAGTCTGTGAATGCAAAGTGTTCATCCCTTGAGAAGACCAAGCACCGCCTCCAAAATGAAATCGAAGACCTGATGCTGGACCTTGAGAGATCCAATGCAGCATCTGCAGTCCTGGACAAAAAGCAGAGGGCCTTTGACAAAATCATGGCAGAATGGAAGCAAAAGTTTGAGGAGTCGCAGTGTGAGCTGGAGGCCTCTCAGAAGGAAGCTCGGTCTCTGAGCACTGAACTCTTCAAACTGAGGAACGCCTATGAGGAGTCTCTGGATCAACTTGAGacgatgaagagagagaacaagaacCTCCAAGAGGAGATCTCTGACCTCACCGACCAGCTGGGGGAGGGCGGCAGGAGCGCTCATGAACTGGAGAAGATCCGGAAGCAGCTCGAGCAAGAAAAGGCCGAGCTCCAGTCGGCACTTGAGGAGGCAGAAGGTTCCCTGGAGCACGAAGAGAGCAAGATCCTCCGAGCCCAGCTGGAGTTCAACCAAGTGAAGGCCGACATGGAGCGCAAGGTGGCAGAGAAAGACGAAGAAACAGAGCAGGCAAAGAGGAACTACCAGCGGATGCTTGAGTCGCTTCAGTCCTCTCTGGATTCTGAAACCAGGAGCCGCAATGAGGCCCTGAGAGTCAAGAAGAAGATGGAAGGTGACCTCAACGAGATGGAGATCCAACTCAGCCAAGCCAACAGGCAGGCAGCTGACGCCACGAAACAGCTCAAGagcctccaggcgttcctgaagGACTCTCAGCTGCAGCTGGATGATGCACAGCATGGCAACGATGACCTAAAAGAGAACATCGCTCTTCTGGAACGCCGAAACAACCTGATCCAGGCCGAGCTGGAGGAACTGAGGGCTGCCCTTGAGCAGACGGAAAGAAGTCGGAAACTGGCCGAACAGGAGCTGACTGACGCTACAGAGCGCATGCAACTCCTGCACTCCCAGAACACCTGCCTGATCaaccagaagaagaagcaagAAGCAGACCTGATGCACCTGCAGAACGAGGTGGAGGAAGCCGTACAGGAGAACCGCAATGCTGAGGAGAAGGCAAAGAAGGCAATCACAGATGCGGCCATGATGGCcgaggagctgaagaaggagcAGGACACCAGCGCCCATCTGGAGCGCATGAAGAAGAACATGGAGCAGACCATCAAAGACCTGCAGCACCGCCTGGACGAAGCCGAGCAGATCGCCATGAAGGGCGGCAAGAAGCAGCTCCAGAAACTAGAGGCTCACATCAAAGAGCTGGAGAACGAGCTGGAGGCGGAGCAGAGGAGGGGAACGGAGTCCATTAAGGGGGTTCGCAAGTACGAACGCCGCATCAAGGAGCTCACCTACCAGACCGAGGAAGACCGCAAGAACATGGCCCGCCTCCAGGACCTGGTGGACAAGCTGCAGCTGAAGGTGAAGTCCTACAAACACGCAGccgaggaggcagaggagggagcAAACACCAACATGGCCAAACTCCGCAAGCTACAGCACGAGCTGGAGGAGGCCGAGGAGAGGGCCGACATCGCCGAGTCACAGGTGAACAAGCTGAGGGCGAAGACCAGAGACGGATCCTCTAAGAAGGGCCTGGATGAGTGAGGAGATCCCAGAGAATCAGCAGTACAGGTGTGTGGAACCAAGTATTCACTCTGACATGAAACTTAGTACTTACTTAATGAAAAACATAATGCTTAaagtcccatatcgtgctcattttcaggttcatacttgtattttgtgtttctactagaacatgtttacatgctgtaatgttaaaaaaaaaactttattttcctcatactgtctgcctgaatatacctgtatttaccctctgtctgaaacgctccgttttagtgcatttcaacggaattacgttgctaggcaacagcttggtccatgtttacttcctgtcaactgatgttattacactgcaacaggaaataaactgggacacatttagaatgtttatgtttaaaaacgtgtctaaatattgtatatttgtgacatcacaaatggacagaaatcctaacggcttgtttcaaaagcgcaatttctgaatacaggttgtgagtatttctccgtatattgggcgttttgatagtttaacagtatttttaaagcacttaaacctgttttataatataaaacacatgaaaatctcactttttacaatatgggacctttaaagtccaCTTACTGGCTTTTATTGGAGCCCTCAAACGCATCTCATGGTCTTCAACGGATGCTCAGTTGGTTGTCCATTATAATCTCACCCTAACTGACCCATTAACGGAGCAAACCATGTGAGAAGAGGTTGAAAGCTCAAGTAGTAAGTAGACCTTGAGTTCAAATGTTTCTCTGAGTTATTACCCAGCAGTTATGGGTTAGATTCTTACTGTCGTTTCTCACAGTTATTACCCAGCAGCAAAAATAGAGTTGAGAATATTGAATCcaaattgttgttttgtctACTTCACTAtgagttttcttttattaatgcAGCTCTAagtt is drawn from Sebastes umbrosus isolate fSebUmb1 chromosome 18, fSebUmb1.pri, whole genome shotgun sequence and contains these coding sequences:
- the myh6 gene encoding myosin-6 — its product is MGDLLMAEFGKAAPYLRKSDKERLEAQTRAFDIKTECFVVDNKVEYMKGQIQSKDGGMATVKKEDGTTVTVKDTDVHPQNPPKFDKIEDMVMFTFLHEPAVLFNLKERYAAWMIYTYSGLFCVTVNPYKMLPVYDSEVVAAYRGKKRTEAPPHIFSISDNAYQYMLTDRENQSVLITGESGAGKTVNTKRVIQYFASIAAVGGGKRDTSKGTLEDQIIQANPALEAFGNAKTLRNDNSSRFGKFIRIHFGTSGKLSSADIETYLLEKSRCTFQLKAERNYHIFYQILSNQKPELLDMLLITNNPYDYSYISQGEVTVASIDDSEELMATDSAFDVLGFTTEEKMGVYKLTGSIMHYGNMKFKQKQREEQAEPDGTEAADKTAYLMGLNSADVIKGLCHPRVKVGNEYVTKGQSVDQVYYSLGALAKSVYEKMFNWMVVRINQSLATKQPRQYFIGVLDIAGFEIFDFNTFEQLCINYTNEKLQQFFNHHMFVLEQEEYKKEGIDWEFIDFGMDLQACIDLIEKPLGILSILEEECMFPKASDQTFKSKLYDNHLGKNKMFEKPRAAKGKAEAHFALAHYAGMVDYNIGNWLVKNKDPLNETVVGLYQKSSLKLLSVLFSSYSGTDGGDKAGGKGAKKKGSSFQTVSALHRENLNKLMNNLKTTHPHFVRCLIPNEKKTPGVMDNCLVMHQLRCNGVLEGIRICRKGFPNRVLYGDFKQRYRILNASAIPEGQFIDCKKSAEKLLGSLDIDHTQYKFGHTKVFFKAGLLGTLEEMRDEQLSRIITRIQANARAILMREQFAKLVERRDALMVIQWNLRSFLGVKNWPWMKLFFKIKPLLKSAESEKEMANMKDEFGKLKEALEKSETRRKELEEKIVTLLQEKNDLTLHIQSEQDTLTDAEERCEQLIKSKIQLEAKLKELTERLEDEEELNADLTAKKRKLEDECSELKKDIDDLELTLAKVEKEKHATENKVKNLTEEMASQDENIMKLTKEKKALQEAHQQTLDDLQSEEDKANSLAKAKVKLEQQVDDLEGSLEQEKKVRMDLERSKRKFEGDLKLTQESLMDLENDKQQLEEKLKKKDFEIVHVNSRLEDEQVTSVQLQKKLKENQARIEELEEELDAERAARAKVEKQRSDLSRELEDISERLEEAGGSTSAQVEMNKKRDAEFQKLRRELEESTLQHESTAASLRKKHADSVAELGEQIDNLQRVKQKLEKEKSELKLEVDDLCSNMESVVKAKSNIEKMCRTMEDNMNEYKSKYEESHRAINDMTTQRAKLLTENGEFGRQLEEKECLISQLTRGKNSYNQQVEDLRRQLEEEVKAKNALAHAVQSARHDCDLLREQFEEEQEAKAELQRALSKSNTEVSAWRTKYETDGIQRTEELEEAKKKLVQRLQEAEESIESVNAKCSSLEKTKHRLQNEIEDLMLDLERSNAASAVLDKKQRAFDKIMAEWKQKFEESQCELEASQKEARSLSTELFKLRNAYEESLDQLETMKRENKNLQEEISDLTDQLGEGGRSAHELEKIRKQLEQEKAELQSALEEAEGSLEHEESKILRAQLEFNQVKADMERKVAEKDEETEQAKRNYQRMLESLQSSLDSETRSRNEALRVKKKMEGDLNEMEIQLSQANRQAADATKQLKSLQAFLKDSQLQLDDAQHGNDDLKENIALLERRNNLIQAELEELRAALEQTERSRKLAEQELTDATERMQLLHSQNTCLINQKKKQEADLMHLQNEVEEAVQENRNAEEKAKKAITDAAMMAEELKKEQDTSAHLERMKKNMEQTIKDLQHRLDEAEQIAMKGGKKQLQKLEAHIKELENELEAEQRRGTESIKGVRKYERRIKELTYQTEEDRKNMARLQDLVDKLQLKVKSYKHAAEEAEEGANTNMAKLRKLQHELEEAEERADIAESQVNKLRAKTRDGSSKKGLDE